A region from the Rufibacter sp. DG15C genome encodes:
- a CDS encoding XdhC family protein: protein MKEITDIVHAFAMHQKAGKQTALATVVQLEGSSYRRPGARMLVSEDGQLTGAISGGCLEGDALRKARLAMAQGKPSLVKYDTMDEDDAQLGVGLGCNGIIHILIEPINPAITNHPIALLQQVLAKRQTAVLVTLFSLQDRKADQPGTCLAQLPSGISLASETVPEALSHQLEQDAQTALNQEKSINNIYALAEQSLTAFIEVIHPAPALVICGAGNDAMPLVNMAQLLGWHTAVVDGRANYATAERFPWAQQILVSKPEALLTHLTLDKYTAVVLLTHNYNYDLAALKVLLPHSLPYIGVLGPKKKFNLLLQDLQDAGLKLTDKLLMNLYGPIGLDLGAETPEEIALSILSEIKAVFAQRQGGFLRDKKQSIHAPEGEVVLENPIG from the coding sequence ATGAAAGAAATCACGGACATTGTACACGCTTTTGCCATGCACCAGAAAGCGGGAAAGCAAACGGCCCTGGCCACCGTGGTTCAGTTAGAAGGATCATCCTACAGAAGACCCGGCGCCCGCATGCTGGTATCTGAAGACGGGCAGCTCACCGGGGCAATCAGTGGCGGGTGCCTGGAGGGCGATGCACTCCGGAAGGCGCGCTTAGCCATGGCCCAAGGCAAACCCTCCTTGGTGAAATATGACACCATGGACGAGGATGACGCGCAACTGGGGGTAGGTCTGGGGTGTAACGGCATCATCCATATCTTAATTGAGCCTATCAATCCAGCAATTACCAATCACCCCATTGCGCTTTTGCAGCAAGTCCTTGCCAAAAGGCAGACTGCGGTCCTAGTCACGCTTTTTTCCTTGCAAGACCGCAAAGCGGATCAACCAGGGACTTGCCTGGCGCAACTGCCTTCTGGCATTTCTTTGGCTTCTGAGACTGTTCCAGAGGCTTTGTCCCACCAATTGGAGCAAGATGCCCAGACTGCCTTGAATCAAGAAAAATCCATTAACAATATCTACGCTTTAGCAGAACAGTCGCTTACCGCTTTTATAGAAGTAATCCATCCAGCGCCAGCCCTGGTGATTTGTGGGGCCGGAAACGACGCCATGCCTTTGGTGAACATGGCCCAACTCTTAGGTTGGCACACAGCCGTGGTAGACGGCAGGGCCAATTATGCCACTGCAGAAAGATTTCCTTGGGCGCAGCAGATTTTAGTTTCTAAACCAGAAGCGCTTTTGACCCATTTGACACTAGACAAGTACACCGCAGTTGTCTTGTTGACGCACAACTACAACTATGATTTGGCCGCCTTAAAAGTGCTGCTACCCCATTCCCTGCCTTATATAGGCGTGTTGGGTCCCAAAAAGAAATTCAACCTGCTCCTGCAAGATTTGCAGGATGCCGGTTTAAAACTAACAGATAAGTTGCTTATGAACTTGTATGGACCCATTGGGTTAGACCTGGGCGCCGAAACTCCAGAGGAGATAGCCTTATCCATTCTCTCTGAGATAAAAGCAGTTTTCGCGCAACGGCAAGGAGGTTTTCTACGGGACAAGAAACAAAGCATCCATGCCCCAGAAGGGGAAGTTGTGCTAGAAAACCCCATAGGCTAA
- a CDS encoding PAS domain-containing sensor histidine kinase: MREKSRDIVQMGNSTINWPKFAQVCLDMVCTLNYNGVYTFINDASLDIIGYRPEEVINKHFTEFIYPADIAKTIAVVEELMSGTKRKDFQNRLVHKDGHVLTVQWSSVWSEEDATMYSMARDISSIVEASYTIERQNQKLNALFESITDALLIVDNNWRITFFNKEAERLLPIDRHLHNGEFLWKVFPEAIGGVSYTHLYKAMNTGNTATFTTYHRGLGKWFKIKAYSSQEGLSIYFDNISEFVETKEELEKLALVASQITQGVVITDANGITEWVNKGFTHLMGFTLEDMVGKKPGVLMQGPKTDQATVGYIRDMLHKQEPFNATLTNYTKDGKEIFIAMGITPIFSEAGKLVRFIGILQDVTDQVHNEQELERLALVASKTKNGVLICDSEWRIQWVNVGFTRLMGYTMAEALGQQPKHLLKSHNTQNTDASPPWENLYKGELVSFKAPNGRKDGTDVWLSVDISPIFNDKGELTSYVVVQTDITDLKNSEMELSKLADDLYRQNSDLQKFTYIVSHNLRSPVSNALGITKLMSQADKNSKAFDISLDYLSQSIQQLDTVLRDMNTILTVRDSAGNLWLEKVDVRDVLDQALASFKEQLDQSNAEVTIKTSERLFARANKAYLYSIFHNLISNSLKYKAEDRPLKISIKCFGNQEKATAISFSDNGSGFDTEKARGHIFKLYKRFHKEQDGRGMGLYLVKSHLDAMGGHIEVTSQIGVGTRFLIYLPPL; the protein is encoded by the coding sequence GTGAGAGAGAAAAGTAGAGATATTGTGCAGATGGGAAATAGCACCATCAATTGGCCGAAATTTGCGCAGGTCTGCCTGGACATGGTATGCACTTTAAACTACAATGGTGTTTACACTTTTATAAACGATGCCAGCCTAGACATCATTGGATACCGCCCTGAAGAAGTAATTAACAAGCATTTCACAGAGTTCATCTATCCAGCAGACATTGCCAAAACCATTGCGGTGGTAGAGGAGCTCATGTCAGGCACCAAACGAAAGGACTTTCAAAACCGACTCGTGCACAAAGACGGACATGTATTGACGGTGCAATGGTCTTCTGTTTGGTCAGAGGAAGACGCCACAATGTACTCCATGGCCCGTGACATCTCTTCTATTGTGGAGGCGTCCTATACCATAGAAAGGCAGAATCAGAAGCTGAATGCTCTTTTTGAAAGTATCACAGACGCTTTGCTGATAGTGGATAACAATTGGCGGATTACGTTTTTCAATAAAGAAGCAGAGCGTTTGTTGCCCATAGACCGTCACCTGCACAATGGAGAGTTTTTGTGGAAGGTTTTCCCAGAAGCCATTGGAGGAGTTTCGTATACCCATCTATACAAGGCGATGAACACAGGGAACACGGCTACCTTTACTACCTACCACAGAGGCTTAGGGAAATGGTTTAAAATCAAAGCATACTCCTCTCAAGAAGGCCTATCCATCTACTTTGATAATATCTCTGAGTTTGTAGAAACCAAAGAAGAACTAGAGAAACTGGCATTGGTGGCTAGCCAGATTACCCAAGGGGTGGTCATCACAGATGCCAATGGCATTACGGAGTGGGTTAACAAAGGCTTTACCCATTTAATGGGCTTTACCTTAGAAGACATGGTAGGCAAAAAGCCGGGGGTACTCATGCAAGGCCCTAAAACAGACCAAGCCACGGTAGGTTACATCCGTGACATGCTTCACAAGCAAGAACCGTTTAATGCCACGCTCACCAATTACACCAAAGATGGCAAGGAGATATTCATTGCCATGGGCATTACCCCAATCTTTTCAGAAGCAGGGAAATTGGTGCGCTTTATTGGCATCCTGCAAGATGTCACGGACCAGGTACACAACGAACAAGAACTGGAAAGGCTAGCACTTGTTGCCAGCAAAACCAAAAACGGGGTGCTCATTTGTGACAGTGAATGGCGCATTCAGTGGGTGAATGTAGGTTTTACCAGACTCATGGGCTACACCATGGCTGAAGCCCTTGGCCAACAACCCAAACACCTTTTAAAAAGCCATAATACTCAAAACACAGACGCTTCTCCGCCGTGGGAAAATTTATACAAAGGCGAGTTGGTCTCCTTTAAAGCCCCCAATGGCCGAAAAGACGGCACAGACGTGTGGCTCTCCGTGGACATCTCTCCCATCTTCAATGACAAAGGAGAACTGACTTCATATGTGGTGGTACAGACAGACATCACAGACCTTAAGAACTCAGAGATGGAGTTATCCAAGCTGGCAGATGACTTGTACCGCCAGAACAGCGACCTGCAGAAGTTTACCTACATTGTCTCCCATAACCTACGGTCGCCAGTTTCTAATGCGCTGGGAATCACCAAGCTCATGAGCCAGGCAGACAAAAACTCCAAGGCCTTTGACATTTCCCTGGACTACCTTAGCCAGAGCATCCAGCAATTGGATACGGTGCTGCGGGACATGAACACTATTCTAACCGTACGAGACAGCGCTGGGAACCTATGGCTGGAGAAGGTAGACGTGCGCGATGTACTGGACCAAGCCCTGGCATCTTTCAAGGAGCAGTTAGACCAGTCCAACGCCGAGGTAACCATTAAGACCAGTGAGCGCCTGTTTGCGAGGGCTAACAAAGCCTACCTTTACAGCATCTTCCATAACCTCATCAGCAATTCGCTCAAGTACAAGGCGGAGGACAGACCGCTCAAAATCTCCATCAAATGCTTCGGGAACCAAGAGAAAGCCACGGCCATCTCTTTTTCAGACAACGGTTCTGGGTTTGACACAGAAAAAGCCAGGGGCCACATCTTTAAACTCTACAAGCGGTTCCATAAAGAACAGGACGGGCGCGGCATGGGATTGTACCTGGTTAAAAGCCACTTAGATGCCATGGGCGGGCACATTGAAGTCACCAGCCAGATTGGCGTGGGCACCAGGTTCCTGATCTATCTTCCGCCGTTGTAG
- the kaiC gene encoding circadian clock protein KaiC, which translates to MILKKLITGIAAFDHISEGGLPLGRTTLVTGSTGSAKTLFGAQFLAMGIMEFDQPGVFVTFEEHPDDIRSNLRSFNWDIDAWEKAGKWVFVDASPKEEDTIAVGEFNLNAFRVRLEHAIAKTKAKRVVIDSIGSVFLQFPEETFTIRRELSKIVMALRRLQVTSIITAERTEEYGKISRYGVEEFLTDNVIILRNVLSNEKRRRTIEILKFRGSNHVKGESPFTLTPERAVVIVPLSAMRLDHKSSNKRIPSGVPALDEMCGGGFFRDSLILISGATGAGKTLMVSSFINGMEDEKETGLIMAFEESREQLFRNSKAWGQDLEKLEKDGRLKVVCIYPEVASLEEHLVHIQELVKELKPSRIAIDSISALTRNPSDSGFQEFITALTAFLKHEEITCLFTATTPMLTGGTSVTEGSIATITDTIILLRYVEKPGNMLRCLSVLKMRGTNHDSSIRRYSIDGAGIRIGEPLEILSGILSGNPVVISQNE; encoded by the coding sequence ATGATTCTCAAGAAACTAATTACCGGCATTGCCGCATTTGACCATATCTCAGAGGGTGGCCTGCCATTAGGCAGAACCACGCTTGTCACCGGCAGCACGGGCAGCGCTAAAACTCTTTTTGGTGCTCAGTTCCTAGCCATGGGTATCATGGAGTTTGACCAACCTGGCGTTTTCGTGACGTTTGAAGAGCACCCAGATGACATACGAAGCAACTTGAGAAGCTTCAACTGGGACATAGATGCTTGGGAAAAGGCAGGGAAATGGGTGTTTGTAGACGCTTCGCCCAAAGAAGAGGATACAATAGCCGTGGGTGAGTTCAACTTGAACGCGTTTCGTGTACGGTTAGAACATGCCATTGCCAAAACCAAGGCGAAGCGGGTAGTAATTGATTCTATAGGCAGCGTTTTCTTACAATTTCCGGAAGAGACATTCACCATCAGGAGGGAGCTCTCCAAGATTGTGATGGCGTTGAGGCGGTTGCAAGTAACTTCCATCATTACGGCAGAGCGTACCGAGGAGTACGGGAAGATTTCAAGGTACGGGGTGGAGGAGTTCTTGACAGACAACGTCATCATTCTAAGGAATGTGCTCAGCAATGAAAAACGCCGCCGCACCATTGAAATCCTAAAGTTTAGAGGAAGCAATCATGTGAAAGGAGAGAGCCCTTTCACCTTGACCCCAGAACGGGCAGTGGTGATTGTGCCCCTTTCTGCCATGCGCCTTGATCATAAATCTTCTAACAAAAGGATACCTTCAGGTGTACCGGCGCTAGACGAAATGTGCGGGGGTGGCTTTTTTAGGGATTCACTCATTCTAATCTCTGGCGCTACAGGGGCGGGTAAGACGCTTATGGTTTCCAGTTTTATAAACGGCATGGAAGATGAGAAGGAAACCGGTCTTATCATGGCTTTTGAAGAAAGCCGGGAGCAGTTGTTCCGTAACTCAAAGGCCTGGGGACAGGATTTGGAAAAGCTAGAAAAGGATGGCCGGCTCAAAGTAGTATGCATTTATCCAGAGGTTGCTTCATTAGAAGAACACCTAGTCCACATCCAGGAACTGGTCAAGGAATTGAAGCCTTCACGCATTGCGATAGACAGTATATCTGCACTTACCCGAAATCCGTCTGATAGCGGGTTTCAGGAGTTTATAACCGCGCTAACGGCCTTCTTGAAACACGAGGAAATCACTTGCCTGTTCACTGCCACCACTCCTATGCTCACTGGAGGCACCTCGGTCACGGAAGGCAGCATTGCCACCATCACAGACACCATCATTTTACTGCGTTACGTGGAGAAGCCCGGAAATATGCTCCGTTGCCTCTC